In Daphnia magna isolate NIES linkage group LG7, ASM2063170v1.1, whole genome shotgun sequence, a single genomic region encodes these proteins:
- the LOC116927009 gene encoding uncharacterized protein LOC116927009 gives MKFGFRWIKRWVRSRSSPIPFEKAEVWERRFAFAYFFAAWNLLAYLGYNYYKNKKMGVKMIEDGETLAEKMARRANMQNVTIYRLNNLSYEGKRTIDSEELAEKHQQKIDELQNS, from the exons ATGAAGTTTGGGTTTAGATGGATAAAAAGATGGGTGCGTTCGCGATCAAGCCCTATACCATTTGAAAAAGCTGAG GTATGGGAAAGAAGATTTGCCTTTGCCTACTTTTTCGCTGCTTGGAATTTGCTTGCTTACCTTGGCTATAAttattacaaaaataaaaaaatgggagtCAAAATGATAGAAGATGGAGAAACTCTGG CGGAAAAGATGGCGAGAAGAGCCAATATGCAAAATGTAACTATATACAGGTTGAACAACTTAAGTTATGAGGGGAAAAGAACAATTGATAGTGAAGAATTGGCAGAGAAGcaccaacaaaaaattgatGAACTTCAAAATTCATGA